Genomic segment of Bifidobacterium lemurum:
ACCTCGAGCTCCATATCCACGCCGGCGACCGCCTTCAGGGCGTTCATGAGCAGCGAGCTCGCGGCACCCAGGCGTGTGGACGTCTTGCCCGTCACCACGGTGCCGTCGGGCAGGATCATGGCGCCCGCCGGAGCGCCCGTGGTCTCCTCCTTGAGCAGGGCTGCGGAGCGGGCCGGCGAGAAATCCTTGTCCACGCCCGCTTTCTTCATGATCAGCTTGAGCTTGTCGACCTGCTCGCCGCCCACACCCGTGCGCTTCAGGTTCACGGCGGTCTGGAAGTAGCGGCGCACGATCTCCATTTTGGCGGCCTCGCGGCAGGCGTCGTCGTCCACGATGGCGTATCCGGCCATGTTCACGCCCATGTCGGTGGGACTCTGGTAGGGGCTCTCCCCTTGGATCCTCTCCATCATGGCGCGCAGCACCGGGAACGCCTCGACGTCGCGGTTGTAGTTCACCGTGGTCTTGCCGTACGCCTCCAAATGGAAGGGGTCGATGATGTTCGCGTCGCTGAGATCCACCGTGGCGGCCTCGTACGCGATGTTGACCGGATGGTTCAGCGGCAGGTTCCAGATGGGGAAGGTCTCGAATTTGGCGTAGCCGGCGGTCCTGCCGCGCTGGTGCTCATGGTAGAGCTGCGACAGGCAGGTCGCGAGCTTGCCCGAACCGGGGCCGGGGGCCGTCACCACCACAAGCGGCCGCGTCGTGGCGATGTAGTCGTTCCTGCCATAGCCTTCGTCGGACACGATCAGGTCGATATCATGCGGATATCCCTTGATGGGATAGTGCGTGTAGCAGGTGATGCCCAACTCCTCCAGGCGGCGGCGGAACACATCGGCCGCGCTCTGTCCGGCGTACTGGGTGAGCACCACGGATCCCACATAGAATCCGTAGCCGCGGAAGATGTCCGTCAGGCGCAGCACATCCTCGTCGTAGGTGATGCCCAGGTCGCCGCGCACCTTGCTTTTCTCGATGTCGTTCGCGTTGATGGCGATGACGATCTCCACGTCGTCGGTCATGCTCTCCAGCATGCGGAACTTCGAGTCGGGGGCGAAGCCGG
This window contains:
- a CDS encoding DUF1846 domain-containing protein, with the protein product MRQGFDNDKYIELQAKHIRERIEQFGGKLYLEFGGKLFDDYHASRVLPGFAPDSKFRMLESMTDDVEIVIAINANDIEKSKVRGDLGITYDEDVLRLTDIFRGYGFYVGSVVLTQYAGQSAADVFRRRLEELGITCYTHYPIKGYPHDIDLIVSDEGYGRNDYIATTRPLVVVTAPGPGSGKLATCLSQLYHEHQRGRTAGYAKFETFPIWNLPLNHPVNIAYEAATVDLSDANIIDPFHLEAYGKTTVNYNRDVEAFPVLRAMMERIQGESPYQSPTDMGVNMAGYAIVDDDACREAAKMEIVRRYFQTAVNLKRTGVGGEQVDKLKLIMKKAGVDKDFSPARSAALLKEETTGAPAGAMILPDGTVVTGKTSTRLGAASSLLMNALKAVAGVDMELEVISNDAIEPISRLKTRQLGSKNPRLHSDETLIALSITSATSEDAARTLAALERLRGCDAFFSVIISAIDEQIYRKLGINVCCEPKYERHALYHR